The Culex pipiens pallens isolate TS chromosome 2, TS_CPP_V2, whole genome shotgun sequence DNA window GTGAATGGCCACCGTCGTCGGATTGTTGTACAGGATTCCCCCGTCCTGGTGCAGCTGTCCCTCGAGCTGAAAGTCACCAAAGTAGGCAGGGGCTGCCGTCGAAGCGCGGACCACTTCCCAGAGACGGGCCGTGTGACTTCCGGCGTAAACCGACTGGACGTTTAGGGGGAAGGTGTAATTTCTAAAGACGTGCGCGTCGATGTGCTGGTCGCAGATGGTTGTGGAGACGCAGCAGATCTAGGGGGAGAGATACAGTTTGGTAAAGAAATGACTTGGTTGAAGCTTCAGCGACTTACCTTTGGCACGTGGGTCAGCTTGGAGGTGTCGATGATCCGCCAGTAGCCAACGTGCTTCTTCAGCAGCCCTTCCCACATTTCCGCATCGTAATACGCGTGGGACGAAACGAGCCGGGACGCGCCTGCCAGTTTGTCCAGCGTTGACGGCCGGTGAAAGATCGTATGACTTGTCTTCTTGTACAAATGAATACACTCATCCAGCGTGACGTTCTTCTCGGAAGCTAcgacaaaagaaacaaaaacattaaatcccATTCAAGTTCATGACCAGTTAAATCTCACTGATAAGGGAACCCTCGTTACAACCCACTCTTATCACCATAACTTACCTAGCGCACACACCAAGTTCGCTCCAGCCGAAACTCCGCACACGATATCGAACAGGTCGAATATCCTCCGATTCGTCATCTTCTCGAGCTTGCGCAACAGTTCCATAACGATAAGCCCCCGAATGCCTCCTCCGTCGATGCTCAGTATCCGAATGCCCTGCCCCGGAAGTGGCCCCACATACCCCAGCAGGGTCAACCCAAGCCGGGCACTGTCAACTATGGCCGGATCGGGTGAGTGGCGCAGTTCCTTCAGCAGCTCGATCGCTCCCTCCTGTACGGCGAAGGCCTTCTCCGAGGGGGACCGCTCCAGCTGTTGGACCAACTCGTACAGAACCTGGCGCTGCCGCTCCAGCGGAATGGCCTGGCGGCGTAAGTCCAGGAGGGCATGCCGCGTTTGGGACTGGTTCGAGCGCTGTAATTGAGGGTGGGTGGTTAATTTGGTGTTTAATTTGATGTTTTCGCCATCATTTATATTGAAACCAAAGCTTCAATATTTGAATTCTAATTCTAATTCACTTGAGAAccgtaaaaaaggaaaaaaaaaacgttagaaaaaaatattagatatacactagggtgggtcattttttttcgaaagtgctcggatccggctgaaataaggtccatcttgtagagggtacccatagggactctcataccaaatttgagctcatttggttgaaaactggcttgtcgctcgggggttaaagtttacatggaaattactatgggaaatgagtgattttacttcaaacgctcctacaagctaagcgacaaactttagcccacacttacactaggtagccgtatcgggggtggtccaaggaacatttttctctaagggtccatggtcatccgttcaaccctgagcttgcgcaaagccgaaacatccggcgacgccggaattcttcaaaatctcagttttaacggtcaacgcatgctacaaactatgacagaagcatcgtttgaatgaatggaaaaagcgacgccaaacgtcaactcACTGTTTAGAAGCTAATGTGAGGGTTTGCGCTTTTCcaacaaagtgttttttttttttcatgaaaaataaaatggttttcaatcggcaatttgaaaataaacatggcCTCCGAACCCGAGTCCGTGGGTGAGCGTGTCGTTGCAAAGAGAACTCGGCGCTAAAAGGTCCAGTTTCAGATCAAGTGAAAGGGTTGCGAGGATTCCGAAAACACCTGGGAACCGGAGGaaaattggtctaaaaaataaaaaaataaataaaaaaagctacACTTTCTTAGTATGTTTCTTACAAATAGAAATATTATCCTGATAAGCCGATGCTACCGTTTCAATAAGGTCAATTAAACCATGTCCTGTCCATTCCGATGGCTCTTCGGGTGAACATCTCACCGACGATGCCGCTCGACTTGCCAGACGAACCCCAAGTCGGCTATTCTGCTGGCCCTGTGCGTCGAGCAATCACTTCCCTCCACGAATTCCAACCGTAACTATCTCTACATGTCCTGCCATCCCGATGACTACTCCGGTGAACCCCTCGCCGTCGATTCCGCTGGCCATGTGTGACGTTTAACTGTTTCCGTCCACGATGTCCTACCACATaaaggggttttttttatttaattatgtttcacaCCTTAATTCGAATAATTCGTTCTAGAAATaagcatgaaaaaaatatgaataatttgttatttaatacaaaaagtaaaaaccaCAATTAtgaaccttttttttgcttccaaacagtgagttgacgtttggcgtcgcgttttccattcattcaaatgatgcttctgtcatagtttgtagcatgcgttgaccgttaaaactgagattttgaagaattccggcgtcgccggatgtttcggctttgcgcaagctcagggttgaacggatgaccatgaacccttagagaaaaatgttccttggaccacccccgacacggctacctagtgtaagtgtgggctaaagtttgtcgcttagcttgtaggagcgtttgaagtaaaatcactcatttcccatagtaatttccatgtaaactttaacccccgagcgacaagccagttttcaaccaaatgagctcaaatttggtatgagagtccctatgggtaccctctacaagatggaccttatttcagccggatccgagcactttcgaaaaaaatgacccaccctaatatacacTCATGCCTCGGTtgagcaccgcatatgggggatgcaaaaccgaggcgtgcataaccgaggcacagagcttatgggattttggctatatgggagatattggctttaatcgtacgaaaaatcatgcaaacatcaaaaaattatagtattttggaatcgggatgatgtcagctatccattaaaattataatttcatgaaaattttcacaaaaatacgtatttttcctgtatttcaaaatgcttttttttttctctacagcatccaaaaatatattgttattgcaagggtatcaaatgatcaggttttttcatacattttggatgtaataacatcatttttagaaaatactccaaattttcacaaaactacgtcttttcgaaaaaatactcaaaatttcaatttttacaatatgggtatcaaacg harbors:
- the LOC120418967 gene encoding calcium-independent phospholipase A2-gamma-like yields the protein MNGWKAFIGSRLPIVASRARIASAEPWTGQDQLPKHQKRSNQSQTRHALLDLRRQAIPLERQRQVLYELVQQLERSPSEKAFAVQEGAIELLKELRHSPDPAIVDSARLGLTLLGYVGPLPGQGIRILSIDGGGIRGLIVMELLRKLEKMTNRRIFDLFDIVCGVSAGANLVCALASEKNVTLDECIHLYKKTSHTIFHRPSTLDKLAGASRLVSSHAYYDAEMWEGLLKKHVGYWRIIDTSKLTHVPKICCVSTTICDQHIDAHVFRNYTFPLNVQSVYAGSHTARLWEVVRASTAAPAYFGDFQLEGQLHQDGGILYNNPTTVAIHEAKCLWPNERIQCVVSLGTGRTRTKPSEGKDGRKIVSENFLAEASLSSSWKTKFLRILDSATDTEATHTILSDLLPPGRYFRFNPYLTEFLSMVEVRPEKIAQLERDTNEYFKRNEDKFELVAEHLTRKRNIVHQTYDALRDAFR